A window from Methylococcus mesophilus encodes these proteins:
- a CDS encoding ATPase — protein MRLTPQEFLDWDRKKITLLGMSGTGKTTLANRLPKRTWFHYSGDYRIGTRYLDEPILDNIKRQAMDVPFLRDLLMSDSIYICSNITVDNLAPISSFLGKLGDPDRGGLPLKEFKRRQALHRQAEIAAMRDVPEFIDKVREIYGYQHFINDAGGSVCELDDPETLEALAETTLILYIRTSPELEQMLVERAARDPKPLYYREAFLDEHLPVFLKDKGYPAVEAMPPDEFVSWVFPYLFKSRLPRYQAIADRYGYTVDVADVAKVRDESDFVRLVASVLGG, from the coding sequence ATGCGTTTGACCCCCCAAGAATTCCTGGACTGGGACCGCAAGAAGATCACCCTGCTCGGCATGTCCGGTACCGGCAAGACCACGCTGGCCAACAGGCTGCCGAAGCGGACCTGGTTCCATTATTCCGGCGACTACAGGATCGGCACCCGCTATCTGGACGAGCCGATCCTGGACAACATCAAGCGCCAGGCCATGGACGTGCCGTTCCTGCGCGATCTGCTGATGTCGGATTCGATCTACATCTGCAGCAACATCACCGTCGACAACCTCGCCCCGATCTCGTCCTTCCTGGGCAAACTGGGCGATCCGGACCGGGGCGGCCTGCCGCTGAAGGAATTCAAGCGGCGCCAGGCGCTGCACCGCCAGGCCGAGATCGCGGCGATGCGCGACGTACCGGAATTCATCGACAAGGTGCGCGAGATTTACGGCTACCAGCATTTCATCAACGATGCCGGCGGCAGCGTGTGCGAGCTGGACGATCCGGAAACCCTGGAAGCGCTGGCGGAAACCACGCTGATCCTGTACATCCGCACCAGCCCGGAATTGGAGCAGATGCTGGTTGAACGCGCCGCCCGCGATCCGAAACCGTTGTATTACCGGGAGGCTTTCCTGGACGAACACCTGCCGGTTTTTCTGAAGGACAAGGGCTATCCTGCGGTCGAGGCCATGCCGCCCGACGAATTCGTGAGCTGGGTGTTTCCGTACCTGTTCAAATCGCGGCTGCCGCGCTATCAGGCCATCGCCGACCGCTACGGCTATACGGTGGACGTGGCGGATGTGGCCAAGGTGCGCGACGAGAGCGATTTCGTGAGGCTCGTGGCCTCGGTCCTGGGCGGCTGA
- a CDS encoding group II truncated hemoglobin: MQEPVTQTPYQRLGGEEVLHELVERFYGYMDTLPEAAPIRAMHADDLSGAKSKLFKFLSGWLGGPDLFMQEFGHPRLRARHFPFSIGVPERDQWLLCMRRALDDIPMDSPFREALYEALARTAHHMINREDR; this comes from the coding sequence ATGCAGGAACCCGTGACACAGACGCCCTACCAGCGCCTCGGCGGCGAAGAAGTGCTGCACGAACTGGTCGAACGCTTCTACGGCTACATGGACACGCTGCCGGAGGCGGCCCCGATCCGGGCGATGCATGCCGATGACCTGTCGGGCGCCAAATCCAAGTTGTTCAAGTTCCTCTCGGGCTGGCTGGGCGGCCCGGACCTGTTCATGCAGGAGTTCGGCCATCCGCGTTTGCGGGCGCGGCATTTCCCTTTTTCGATCGGGGTGCCCGAGCGCGATCAGTGGCTGCTGTGCATGCGCAGGGCGCTCGACGACATCCCGATGGACAGCCCGTTCCGTGAGGCGCTGTACGAAGCGCTGGCACGCACCGCCCACCACATGATCAACCGCGAAGACCGATAG
- the nadD gene encoding nicotinate-nucleotide adenylyltransferase produces MIGIYGGTFDPVHYGHLRAALEVREALGLRELRFLPCRQPPHRPPPVADVQARLRLLQTALADADGGFALDTRELDRSGPSYMVDTLSSIRKEIGDEPLCLILGSDAFLALPAWHRWRRLFGLAHIVVLQRPDYDIEYVEDLEHCVEERQVADPAQLATQPDGMIYFLEVTQLAIASTSIRRMLREGRSAKYLMPDAVLELIRRDSLYAK; encoded by the coding sequence ATGATCGGCATCTACGGCGGCACTTTCGATCCGGTCCATTACGGGCATCTGCGGGCTGCGTTGGAGGTCCGGGAAGCTTTGGGGCTGCGCGAACTGCGCTTCCTGCCTTGCCGCCAGCCACCCCACCGTCCGCCGCCTGTGGCCGATGTCCAGGCGCGGCTACGCTTGCTGCAGACCGCACTTGCCGACGCCGACGGCGGCTTCGCCCTCGATACCCGCGAGTTGGACCGCAGCGGTCCGTCGTACATGGTCGACACCCTGAGCTCGATCCGCAAGGAGATCGGCGACGAGCCGCTCTGCCTCATCCTGGGCTCGGACGCGTTCCTCGCGCTGCCGGCCTGGCACCGTTGGCGCCGGCTGTTCGGGTTGGCGCACATCGTGGTGCTGCAGCGCCCGGATTACGACATCGAATACGTCGAAGACCTGGAGCATTGCGTCGAAGAGCGGCAGGTGGCGGACCCCGCGCAACTCGCCACGCAACCGGACGGGATGATCTACTTCCTGGAGGTGACCCAGCTCGCCATCGCCTCCACTTCGATCCGCCGCATGCTGCGGGAAGGGCGCAGCGCCAAGTATCTTATGCCGGACGCGGTGCTCGAACTGATCCGTCGGGATTCGCTTTACGCCAAGTGA
- a CDS encoding glutamate-5-semialdehyde dehydrogenase produces the protein MTAASAPRPAEPVAVAAYVDGLARRAREVGRVLGRAETAAKNRALLAIADALENSAGRLIEENRKDLDAGAAKGLDRAQLERLGVDAKRVAAMAAGLREIAALPDPVGEISGLTYRPSGIQVGRMRVPLGVIGIIYESRPNVTADAAGLCLKSGNACILRGGSEAIHSNKAIAACIRQGLEAGGLPADAVQLVETTDRAAVGALLGADKYVDIIVPRGGRSLIERIVAESRIPVIKHLDGICHVYIDDGADLAKARNIAINAKTQRYGVCNAMETLLVAAGVASAILPELAALYRDKGVELRGCPETCRIVPGCIPATEADWDTEYLAPILAVRVVAGLDEAIEHIHRHGSGHTDAIVTEDYGRARRFLREVDSASVMVNASTRFADGFEYGLGAEIGISTDKLHARGPVGLEGLTTQKFIVLGDGQVRT, from the coding sequence ATGACGGCGGCGAGCGCACCGCGTCCGGCCGAACCGGTGGCCGTGGCGGCGTATGTGGACGGTCTGGCCCGGCGCGCCCGTGAAGTCGGCCGGGTGCTGGGGCGGGCCGAGACGGCGGCGAAGAACCGGGCGCTGCTGGCGATCGCCGATGCGCTCGAGAATTCGGCGGGCAGGCTGATCGAGGAGAACCGCAAGGACCTCGATGCGGGGGCGGCCAAGGGGCTGGACCGGGCCCAGCTCGAGCGGCTGGGTGTCGATGCCAAACGCGTGGCCGCCATGGCCGCGGGCCTCCGGGAGATCGCCGCGCTGCCCGATCCGGTCGGCGAAATCAGCGGTTTGACCTACCGGCCATCCGGCATCCAGGTCGGACGGATGCGGGTGCCGCTGGGCGTCATCGGCATCATCTACGAATCCCGCCCCAACGTGACTGCCGACGCCGCGGGGCTGTGCCTGAAGTCCGGCAACGCCTGCATCCTGCGCGGCGGCTCCGAGGCGATCCACTCCAACAAGGCCATCGCGGCCTGCATCCGCCAGGGGCTGGAAGCCGGCGGCCTGCCGGCCGATGCGGTCCAACTCGTCGAGACCACCGACCGGGCGGCGGTCGGCGCGCTGCTGGGGGCGGACAAATATGTCGACATCATCGTGCCGCGCGGCGGGCGTTCGCTGATCGAGCGCATCGTTGCCGAATCGCGGATTCCGGTCATCAAGCATTTGGACGGCATCTGCCACGTCTACATCGACGACGGTGCGGACCTTGCCAAAGCCCGCAATATCGCGATCAACGCCAAGACCCAGCGCTACGGGGTCTGCAACGCCATGGAAACCCTGCTGGTCGCCGCGGGCGTCGCATCGGCGATCCTGCCGGAGCTGGCCGCGCTTTACCGGGACAAGGGTGTCGAACTGCGGGGCTGCCCCGAAACCTGCCGCATCGTGCCGGGCTGCATTCCGGCGACCGAGGCGGACTGGGACACGGAATACCTGGCGCCGATCCTGGCGGTCCGCGTGGTCGCCGGCCTGGACGAGGCGATCGAGCACATCCACCGTCACGGCTCCGGCCACACCGACGCCATCGTCACGGAGGACTACGGCCGCGCCCGCCGCTTCTTGCGCGAGGTCGATTCGGCTTCGGTCATGGTGAACGCCTCGACGCGTTTCGCCGACGGTTTCGAGTACGGCCTGGGGGCGGAGATTGGCATCAGCACCGATAAGCTCCATGCGCGCGGGCCGGTCGGGCTGGAAGGGCTAACGACCCAGAAGTTCATCGTCCTCGGCGACGGCCAGGTCAGAACTTGA